In Myxococcus stipitatus, the following are encoded in one genomic region:
- the obgE gene encoding GTPase ObgE, translating into MKFVDEVRIFVKAGDGGNGAVSFRREKFIERGGPNGGDGGNGGSVIFVADPQLTTLLDYRYQQHHRAKNGEHGMGSDCNGRAAEDMILRVPVGTLVKDHGSDELLVDLSEPGQRWEAAKGGRGGLGNMNFATSTRQTPRFAQDGTKGEEHTLRLELKLLADVGLLGFPNAGKSTFISRVSRARPKIADYPFTTLVPNLGMVQYKDNLSFVMADIPGIIEGASEGVGLGHQFLRHVERCKVLIHLIDMGAEGEGRSPLHDFDVLNQELAKYSDDLAGRPQVVAANKQDLPDAQARLGEFTEALRERGIRVYPVSCATGEGMQALLDSVAEVLFTGRTDKLHVEPPPRAKKAGAGKSVAKQAIAAVKASVAKGAAAKSTVTKGAAKKAAGAKGAASKSTVTKGAAKKAAGAKVTASKSTVTKGAAKKAAGAKGAAAKPASTKGAAKKAAGAKVTAKKASTKMRGGSKSPVVKQSAKKGAATKPSAAKGAANKATSAKKPATKGPAKKSVPAKKSAARKSGGRR; encoded by the coding sequence ATGAAGTTCGTCGATGAGGTCCGCATCTTCGTGAAGGCGGGCGATGGCGGTAATGGCGCGGTGTCCTTCCGTCGCGAGAAGTTCATCGAGCGCGGTGGCCCCAACGGGGGTGATGGCGGCAACGGCGGGTCGGTCATCTTCGTGGCTGATCCTCAGCTGACCACGCTTCTGGACTACCGCTACCAGCAGCATCACCGGGCGAAGAACGGTGAGCACGGCATGGGCAGCGACTGCAACGGTCGCGCGGCCGAGGACATGATCCTCCGGGTGCCGGTGGGGACGCTGGTGAAGGACCACGGCTCGGACGAACTGCTGGTGGACCTGAGCGAGCCTGGGCAGCGCTGGGAGGCGGCGAAGGGCGGGCGGGGTGGCCTGGGGAACATGAACTTCGCGACCTCGACGCGGCAGACGCCGCGCTTCGCCCAGGACGGGACGAAGGGCGAGGAGCACACGCTGCGGCTGGAGCTGAAGCTGCTGGCGGACGTGGGCCTCTTGGGCTTCCCGAACGCGGGCAAGAGCACGTTCATCTCGCGGGTGAGTCGAGCCCGGCCGAAGATCGCCGACTACCCGTTTACCACGCTGGTGCCCAACCTGGGCATGGTCCAGTACAAGGACAACCTGTCGTTCGTGATGGCGGACATCCCCGGCATCATCGAGGGGGCCAGCGAGGGCGTGGGCCTGGGGCACCAGTTCCTGCGGCACGTCGAGCGGTGCAAGGTGCTGATCCACCTCATCGACATGGGCGCCGAGGGCGAAGGCCGGTCTCCGCTGCATGACTTCGATGTGCTGAACCAGGAGCTCGCGAAGTACAGCGATGATCTCGCGGGGCGGCCTCAGGTGGTCGCGGCGAACAAGCAGGATCTTCCGGATGCACAGGCGCGGCTCGGGGAGTTCACCGAGGCCCTGCGTGAGCGCGGCATCCGCGTGTACCCGGTGTCGTGCGCCACGGGCGAGGGCATGCAGGCGTTGCTGGACTCGGTGGCCGAGGTCCTGTTCACCGGACGCACCGACAAGCTCCATGTGGAGCCGCCGCCCCGCGCGAAGAAGGCGGGGGCTGGCAAGTCGGTGGCGAAGCAGGCCATCGCGGCGGTGAAGGCGTCGGTCGCGAAGGGCGCTGCGGCCAAGTCGACCGTGACGAAGGGCGCGGCCAAGAAGGCCGCTGGCGCGAAGGGCGCGGCGTCCAAGTCGACCGTGACGAAGGGCGCGGCCAAGAAGGCCGCTGGCGCGAAGGTCACGGCGTCCAAGTCGACCGTGACGAAGGGCGCGGCCAAGAAGGCCGCTGGCGCGAAGGGTGCTGCGGCCAAGCCGGCCTCGACGAAGGGCGCGGCCAAGAAGGCCGCTGGCGCGAAGGTCACGGCCAAGAAGGCTTCCACCAAGATGCGCGGCGGCTCGAAGTCGCCTGTGGTGAAGCAGTCCGCCAAGAAGGGCGCTGCGACGAAGCCGTCCGCTGCGAAGGGTGCGGCCAACAAGGCGACCTCCGCGAAGAAGCCCGCCACGAAGGGCCCTGCCAAGAAGTCGGTGCCAGCGAAGAAGTCAGCGGCGCGCAAGTCGGGCGGGAGGCGCTGA
- the rimO gene encoding 30S ribosomal protein S12 methylthiotransferase RimO, with amino-acid sequence MTLGCPKNRVDSEVMLGTLKHRGYTLVQEPSEAQVIVVNTCAFIGPAKQESVDSILEMAELKKSGSCSTLVVTGCLSQRYGEELAKEMPEVDHFLGTSAYAQIGDLLAAEASPRQVIPDPDYIHDANTPRVNSMPKYTAYLKVSEGCDNACAFCIIPTLRGGQRSRTIDDIVIEAKRLADSGVQELNLVAQDLTAYGHDLPGKPKLHDLLKALAQVDVRWIRLHYAYPRVFPDELIDVMASEPKIARYLDMPVQHVSDKLLMSMKRGRNSEFLKGLLAKLRERVPGLVMRTSLIVGLPGETEEDFEMLKEFVKTQRFERLGVFQYSDEEGTAAYDLPDKVPQKTIERRWREVMAIQKRINREQNKKLVGKRIEVLVEGPAPETEHLLVGRHQGQAPEIDGLVYINDGLAYPGELVTVEVTEAHDYDLVARVVERPDPKQRQHVARDAHPAPVPVVQAPRPTTRME; translated from the coding sequence ATGACCCTCGGCTGCCCGAAGAACCGGGTGGACTCCGAGGTGATGCTCGGCACGTTGAAGCACCGTGGCTACACGCTGGTGCAGGAGCCTTCCGAGGCCCAGGTCATCGTCGTCAACACGTGCGCCTTCATCGGCCCGGCCAAGCAGGAGTCCGTGGACTCCATCCTGGAGATGGCCGAGCTGAAGAAGTCGGGCAGCTGCAGCACGCTGGTGGTGACGGGGTGCCTGTCCCAACGCTACGGCGAGGAGCTGGCGAAGGAGATGCCGGAGGTGGACCACTTCCTGGGCACCAGCGCCTACGCCCAGATTGGCGACCTGCTCGCGGCCGAGGCCTCCCCGCGTCAGGTGATTCCGGACCCCGACTACATCCACGACGCGAACACGCCGCGCGTCAACTCGATGCCGAAGTACACGGCCTACCTCAAGGTGTCCGAGGGCTGTGACAACGCCTGCGCGTTCTGCATCATCCCCACGCTGCGCGGTGGCCAGCGCTCGCGGACCATCGACGACATCGTCATCGAGGCGAAGCGGCTGGCGGACAGCGGCGTGCAGGAGCTGAACCTCGTCGCGCAGGACCTGACGGCGTACGGTCATGACCTGCCCGGCAAGCCCAAGCTGCACGACCTGCTCAAGGCGCTGGCGCAGGTGGACGTGCGGTGGATTCGCCTGCACTACGCCTACCCGCGCGTGTTCCCGGACGAGCTCATCGACGTCATGGCGTCGGAGCCGAAGATTGCCCGCTACCTGGACATGCCGGTGCAGCACGTCAGCGACAAGCTGCTGATGTCGATGAAGCGCGGCCGCAACTCGGAGTTCCTCAAGGGCCTGCTCGCGAAGCTGCGCGAGCGCGTGCCTGGGCTGGTGATGCGCACGTCGCTCATCGTCGGCCTGCCGGGTGAGACGGAAGAGGACTTCGAGATGTTGAAGGAGTTCGTGAAGACGCAGCGCTTCGAGCGGCTGGGCGTCTTCCAGTACTCCGACGAAGAGGGCACGGCGGCGTACGACTTGCCGGACAAGGTGCCGCAGAAGACCATCGAGCGCCGGTGGCGCGAGGTGATGGCCATCCAGAAGCGCATCAACCGCGAGCAGAACAAGAAGCTGGTGGGCAAGCGGATCGAGGTGCTGGTGGAGGGCCCCGCGCCGGAGACGGAGCACCTGCTGGTGGGCCGTCACCAGGGCCAGGCGCCGGAGATCGACGGACTGGTCTACATCAACGACGGCCTGGCGTACCCGGGCGAGCTCGTCACCGTGGAGGTGACGGAGGCGCACGACTACGACCTGGTGGCTCGCGTGGTGGAGCGCCCGGACCCGAAGCAGCGGCAGCACGTCGCTCGAGACGCGCACCCGGCTCCCGTGCCGGTGGTGCAGGCGCCTCGGCCCACGACGCGGATGGAGTAG
- a CDS encoding ribonuclease J, producing MLQVIPLGGLGEIGLNSLVIACNGEMLLIDAGLMFPSDGMPGVDIIIPDFSHLKQNAAQLKGVLLTHGHEDHLGALPYLLSELSVPIPVYGTRFTLAMARHRLDELGVEADLREIEPREPFPVGSMFKVEASRVTHTVPDAVGFIVRTPEGTLIHTGDFKLDPDPIDGLRTDLERWGEAGDEGVLCLLSDSTNSELTEETGSERVVEQTFERLFRDATGRIVVALFSSNLHRVRHLLALAERLGRKVALQGRSMLRNVEMARQLGYLDVPDSLFVHLDTVPLLPAQRVLVLTTGAQGEPRAGLSQLASGDGPFKVGPGDLVVLSSRPIPGNERGVGALIDQLHWRGAKVAYAQVEPGVHVSGHASRPQQKRVLDLVRPRHFIPVHGEGRHLHRHLATAREAGLEPAQCLLAQDGDIVGFEEGRGRFTGSVTSGRIFKDRFGGGMVTSDTLQERVRLSETGLVAAVVVLQRDTQRLVGGPQLSGQGLSLDEQVLLPRVAQEARTLFEELSVQLRGDDALVREELTRVVRRAFRLYTSKRPLVVPMVVRV from the coding sequence ATGCTTCAAGTCATTCCCCTCGGCGGCCTGGGAGAAATCGGCCTCAACTCCCTGGTCATCGCCTGCAACGGGGAGATGCTGCTCATCGACGCGGGCCTGATGTTCCCCTCGGACGGGATGCCCGGCGTCGACATCATCATCCCGGACTTCTCCCACCTGAAGCAGAACGCCGCCCAGCTCAAGGGCGTGTTGCTCACCCATGGGCATGAAGACCACCTGGGCGCGCTCCCCTACCTGCTGAGCGAGTTGTCCGTTCCCATCCCCGTCTACGGCACACGCTTCACGCTCGCCATGGCCCGCCACCGGCTGGACGAGCTGGGCGTGGAAGCGGACCTGCGCGAAATCGAGCCTCGCGAGCCCTTCCCCGTGGGCAGCATGTTCAAGGTCGAGGCCAGCCGCGTGACCCACACCGTGCCGGACGCGGTGGGCTTCATCGTCCGCACGCCCGAAGGCACCCTCATCCACACCGGCGACTTCAAGCTGGACCCGGACCCCATCGACGGGCTGCGCACGGACCTGGAGCGCTGGGGGGAAGCGGGCGACGAAGGGGTGTTGTGCCTGCTGTCGGACTCCACCAATTCCGAGCTGACCGAGGAGACGGGCAGCGAGCGAGTGGTGGAGCAGACCTTCGAGCGGCTCTTCCGCGACGCCACCGGCCGCATCGTCGTGGCCCTCTTCTCCTCCAACCTGCACCGCGTGCGGCACCTGTTGGCGCTGGCCGAGCGGCTGGGGCGCAAGGTCGCCCTCCAGGGCCGCAGCATGCTGCGCAACGTGGAGATGGCGCGGCAGCTGGGCTACCTCGACGTGCCCGACTCGCTCTTCGTCCACCTGGACACCGTGCCCCTGCTTCCCGCGCAGCGAGTCCTCGTCCTGACGACGGGCGCACAAGGCGAGCCCCGCGCGGGCCTGTCCCAGCTCGCCTCCGGCGATGGCCCCTTCAAGGTGGGCCCGGGAGACCTGGTGGTGCTCAGCTCCCGCCCCATCCCCGGCAACGAGCGCGGCGTGGGGGCCCTCATCGACCAGCTCCACTGGCGCGGCGCCAAGGTGGCCTACGCCCAGGTGGAGCCCGGCGTCCACGTCTCCGGCCACGCCAGCCGCCCGCAGCAGAAGCGCGTGCTGGACCTGGTGCGCCCCCGCCACTTCATCCCCGTCCACGGAGAGGGCCGCCACCTGCACCGCCACCTGGCCACCGCTCGCGAGGCGGGCCTGGAACCCGCGCAGTGCCTGCTCGCCCAGGACGGCGACATCGTCGGCTTCGAGGAGGGCAGAGGCCGATTCACCGGCAGCGTGACCTCCGGACGCATCTTCAAGGACCGCTTCGGCGGGGGGATGGTGACCTCGGACACACTCCAGGAGCGGGTCCGCCTGTCGGAGACCGGACTGGTGGCCGCCGTGGTCGTCCTCCAGAGGGACACCCAGCGGCTGGTGGGCGGCCCCCAGCTCTCCGGGCAGGGGTTGTCGCTGGATGAACAGGTCCTGCTGCCTCGGGTGGCCCAGGAGGCCCGGACGCTCTTCGAGGAGTTGTCCGTCCAGCTCCGGGGCGACGATGCCCTGGTGCGAGAGGAGCTCACCCGGGTGGTCCGCCGTGCGTTCCGGCTGTACACCTCCAAGCGCCCCTTGGTGGTGCCCATGGTCGTCAGGGTGTAG
- a CDS encoding RNA methyltransferase has product MSGGGPRYERFEKEKLEPEQFLLDVRKEKIDRVVSQRTRNFTVVLDRLEDSFNMAAVLRTCESMGVQEVHVVINPEAPFLPNSRVAQGCDKWLDVKLYKSFAECREHLKSRGFQLYASAIREGATSLYTLRFDTKVAIVLGNERYGVSDDVLNAVDGTFWIPMKGFSQSLNISAAASACISRAIAWRDEHLEGGSGDLPPEEALALRERFYVLAIKQRKRLFKKQP; this is encoded by the coding sequence ATGTCAGGCGGCGGCCCCCGTTACGAGCGCTTCGAGAAGGAGAAGTTGGAGCCGGAGCAGTTCCTTCTCGACGTGCGCAAGGAGAAGATCGACCGCGTCGTCAGTCAGCGCACGCGCAATTTCACGGTGGTCCTCGACCGTCTGGAAGACAGCTTCAACATGGCCGCGGTGCTGCGCACCTGCGAGTCCATGGGCGTGCAGGAAGTACACGTCGTCATCAACCCGGAAGCGCCATTCCTCCCCAACTCGCGAGTGGCGCAGGGCTGTGACAAGTGGCTGGACGTGAAGCTGTACAAGTCCTTCGCGGAGTGCCGGGAGCACCTCAAGTCACGAGGCTTCCAGCTGTACGCCTCGGCGATTCGCGAAGGCGCGACCAGCCTCTACACGCTGCGCTTCGACACGAAGGTGGCCATCGTCCTCGGCAATGAGCGCTATGGCGTGAGCGACGACGTGCTCAACGCCGTGGACGGCACCTTCTGGATTCCGATGAAGGGCTTCAGTCAGAGCCTGAACATCTCGGCGGCGGCCTCGGCGTGTATCAGCCGGGCGATTGCCTGGCGGGATGAGCACCTGGAGGGAGGCTCGGGGGACTTGCCGCCGGAAGAGGCGCTGGCCCTGCGTGAGCGCTTCTACGTGCTGGCCATCAAACAGAGGAAGCGTCTCTTCAAGAAGCAGCCGTGA
- a CDS encoding protein kinase domain-containing protein, translating into MAEVSSGEACEACGQRHGPTRSCPTLVREEKGDGAARPRCTPASGETDPLIGARLGSFRLVRRLGRGGMGTVYLGEHVSIGSRVAVKVLHEHLAMYPELVQRFHAEARAVNVIGHENIVSIFDLNAGPPRPYLIMEYLDGAPLSAWVGTPLPAPAVVSVLAQVCDALQAAHLSGIIHRDLKPDNVFLVRRGRSTPFVKVLDFGIAKLVDARMPQTHAGIIVGTPEYMAPEQSQSRKVDGRADLYALGVIAFQLLTGRLPFEDEGLAAQLVAHQMRVPPSLRSLHAAVPEAVERVVLRALAKTPEERFTTAAVLRAALEGALAVSARPSPRPARPPAPVRTASPVLATERGEPEELVAPWSPVPRPSSPGWASAPRGNPGASSPVAVRRPESSENGGPSVGAVPVGHGAPPGRARTVELPVRVVLRPGETPIWLTASDLSRGGLFLRSEGVLPPLFSRLPMVLELDTGPHNVVCEVVRHVPAEQARLWGMATGFGVQFVEASLALKASVDALLRAGPGHRPSPPVPMVDDAVAARVLEVYRLRLTGDHYAVLAVSPDLEMGLLRARAREARSTLESLRQRPLSPSQCILLDSVLGRLHDAGDVLGTVTQRALYDAWRGNHRGVARCLEAGLTSEQLDSLRRQFLARRPQSAGMARVHYLSGSALEREGQLTRALETYERGLALDPLESSLHHRYRSVRRALDARGAVEPSNDRARSP; encoded by the coding sequence ATGGCCGAGGTGAGCAGCGGTGAGGCGTGCGAGGCATGCGGCCAACGACATGGGCCGACGCGGTCTTGCCCGACACTGGTTCGCGAGGAGAAGGGTGATGGAGCCGCGCGTCCTCGGTGTACTCCAGCGAGCGGGGAGACGGATCCGCTGATCGGGGCCCGGTTGGGCAGCTTCCGGCTGGTGCGCCGGCTGGGACGCGGCGGCATGGGCACGGTGTATCTGGGCGAACACGTGTCCATCGGCAGCCGGGTGGCGGTGAAGGTCCTGCACGAGCACCTGGCGATGTACCCGGAGCTGGTGCAGCGCTTTCACGCGGAGGCGCGGGCCGTCAACGTCATCGGCCATGAGAACATCGTCAGCATCTTCGACCTGAACGCCGGGCCGCCCAGGCCCTACCTCATCATGGAGTACCTGGACGGCGCGCCGCTGTCCGCCTGGGTGGGCACGCCGCTGCCGGCGCCGGCGGTGGTGTCGGTGCTCGCACAGGTGTGCGACGCGCTCCAGGCCGCGCACCTGAGCGGCATCATCCACCGCGACCTGAAACCGGACAATGTCTTCCTGGTGCGGCGCGGACGGAGCACGCCGTTCGTGAAGGTGCTCGACTTCGGCATCGCGAAGCTGGTGGACGCGCGCATGCCGCAGACCCACGCCGGCATCATCGTGGGCACGCCCGAGTACATGGCCCCGGAGCAGTCACAGAGCCGGAAGGTGGATGGCCGCGCCGACCTGTATGCGCTGGGGGTCATCGCCTTCCAACTCCTCACGGGACGGCTGCCGTTCGAGGACGAGGGGCTGGCGGCGCAGCTCGTGGCCCATCAGATGCGGGTGCCGCCGTCGCTGCGCTCGTTGCACGCGGCCGTGCCCGAGGCTGTCGAGCGCGTCGTCCTCCGGGCCCTGGCGAAGACTCCCGAGGAGCGGTTCACGACGGCCGCCGTCCTGCGCGCGGCCCTGGAGGGAGCGCTGGCGGTGAGTGCTCGTCCGAGCCCTCGGCCCGCGCGGCCTCCCGCGCCGGTCAGGACCGCTTCGCCCGTCCTCGCGACGGAGCGCGGTGAACCCGAGGAGCTCGTCGCGCCCTGGTCTCCAGTGCCTCGGCCTTCGTCGCCTGGATGGGCCTCGGCGCCTCGGGGGAATCCAGGGGCCTCCTCGCCCGTCGCTGTTCGTCGTCCGGAGTCTTCCGAGAATGGTGGCCCCTCCGTGGGGGCCGTGCCCGTGGGACATGGCGCGCCTCCTGGACGGGCGCGGACGGTGGAGCTTCCGGTCCGCGTGGTGCTGCGCCCTGGAGAGACACCCATCTGGCTGACGGCGTCCGACCTGTCTCGCGGCGGCTTGTTCCTTCGCAGCGAGGGAGTGCTTCCGCCGCTCTTCTCCCGGCTGCCCATGGTGCTGGAGCTGGACACGGGGCCACACAACGTCGTCTGCGAGGTGGTGCGTCATGTGCCGGCGGAACAGGCTCGGCTCTGGGGCATGGCCACGGGCTTCGGCGTCCAGTTCGTCGAGGCCTCCCTGGCACTCAAGGCGTCCGTCGATGCGTTGCTGCGCGCGGGGCCGGGACACCGCCCCTCGCCGCCCGTTCCCATGGTGGACGACGCCGTCGCCGCGCGCGTGCTGGAGGTGTACCGGCTGCGGCTGACGGGGGACCACTACGCGGTGCTGGCGGTGTCACCCGACCTGGAGATGGGCTTGTTGCGCGCCCGAGCCCGGGAGGCTCGGAGCACCCTGGAATCACTGCGTCAGCGCCCGCTGTCGCCCTCGCAGTGCATCTTGCTCGACTCCGTGCTGGGCCGGCTTCACGACGCGGGGGACGTGCTGGGGACCGTCACGCAGCGGGCCCTGTACGATGCCTGGCGAGGCAATCACCGGGGCGTCGCGCGGTGCCTGGAAGCGGGGCTCACCTCCGAGCAGCTCGACTCCCTGCGGCGGCAGTTCCTCGCGCGGCGGCCCCAGTCCGCGGGCATGGCGCGAGTGCACTACCTCTCCGGCTCCGCGCTGGAGCGCGAGGGCCAGCTCACCCGCGCGTTGGAGACCTACGAGCGGGGCCTGGCGTTGGATCCGCTGGAGTCGAGCCTCCACCACCGCTATCGCAGTGTCCGCCGGGCCCTGGACGCGCGGGGCGCCGTGGAACCCTCGAATGACAGGGCCCGGTCTCCCTGA
- a CDS encoding polysaccharide deacetylase family protein: protein MMERLRHLKGIAALSLVLVSLSAGATQPFEQGMVTITLDDGWATQFDKARPQLNARGIRATYALITQALAQGWGGYMSTSQVQTLISEGNGIASHTLTHPDLTTLTAPQLVSELSDSRAWLQTQFNLPAVPDFVVPYGSYDANVLTHIRQHYASSRTVNPGRNFRDTIVYELRGNDVARNVPVSTVRGWIDRAVAEKSWLILVFHEFLDGTPTRDTQYRTQDFAAILNHIQLRGARTVTLSQGLALMDGRTEPEPGSMLSIYADGLENGFADWSWAEHSLDETGTVHRGLASIRFTPDTWSGLLLHHPGVDLSLYQAVELWVHGGTTGGQLVRAVLHDGTDWLGSVRLDEALGGPLVAGEWRKVRLSLDAMGAASGTLRDLYFQDDSGTTQADLYLDDITLIPR, encoded by the coding sequence ATGATGGAGCGGTTGAGGCATCTGAAAGGAATTGCTGCGTTATCGCTGGTGCTGGTGTCCCTGTCCGCGGGCGCGACCCAGCCCTTCGAACAAGGCATGGTCACCATCACCCTGGATGACGGCTGGGCCACCCAGTTCGACAAGGCCCGTCCCCAGCTCAACGCGCGAGGAATTCGCGCCACCTACGCGCTCATCACCCAGGCGCTGGCGCAAGGCTGGGGCGGTTACATGAGCACGTCTCAAGTCCAGACCCTGATATCAGAGGGCAATGGCATCGCCAGCCACACCCTCACCCATCCAGACCTGACCACGCTCACCGCGCCCCAGCTCGTCTCCGAGCTGAGCGACTCGCGCGCCTGGCTCCAAACCCAGTTCAACCTGCCCGCGGTGCCCGACTTCGTCGTCCCCTATGGGAGCTACGACGCCAACGTGCTCACCCACATCCGGCAGCACTACGCCAGCAGCCGCACCGTCAACCCTGGACGCAACTTCCGAGACACCATCGTCTATGAGCTGCGAGGCAATGACGTGGCTCGCAACGTCCCCGTCAGCACGGTGAGGGGATGGATTGACCGCGCGGTCGCCGAGAAGAGCTGGCTCATCCTCGTCTTCCACGAGTTCTTGGACGGCACGCCCACGCGCGACACGCAGTACCGCACGCAAGACTTCGCGGCCATCCTCAACCACATCCAGCTTCGCGGCGCGCGCACGGTGACGCTGTCACAAGGATTGGCGTTGATGGACGGACGCACCGAACCGGAACCCGGCTCCATGCTCTCCATCTACGCGGACGGGCTCGAGAACGGCTTCGCGGACTGGAGCTGGGCGGAGCACTCGCTCGACGAGACGGGCACCGTCCACCGGGGCCTCGCGTCCATCCGCTTCACGCCCGACACTTGGTCGGGCCTGCTCCTGCATCACCCGGGCGTGGACCTGTCACTGTATCAAGCGGTCGAGCTGTGGGTTCACGGCGGAACCACCGGAGGACAGCTCGTGCGAGCCGTGCTCCATGACGGCACGGACTGGCTGGGGTCGGTCCGCTTGGATGAAGCACTGGGCGGTCCGCTCGTCGCCGGGGAGTGGCGCAAGGTGAGGCTCTCCCTCGACGCCATGGGCGCGGCCTCCGGCACGCTGCGCGACCTCTACTTCCAGGACGACTCGGGGACGACCCAGGCGGACCTGTATCTGGATGACATCACGCTCATCCCCCGATGA
- a CDS encoding outer membrane lipoprotein carrier protein LolA, which produces MFLETLLATLLSAQPVTQSTAPAAQAPVAQAAPSGTGKPSTPAPSTPKAPATSDAKPAAPAEAAKKPAPPMTPEVKSLVDRMQAFYEKTGDFKAGFRQDYKYKTFRRTQTSEGQVTYKKPGLMRWEYQKPSVRTFVLAGNKIYAYDPAAQSLTVAGVDTSQLSASVTFLFGQGKLADEFAISKGTCKDCKGTLLVLDPLKQEPRFKQVRLEVDPTSAQVLKSTVVDPDGSENTISFLDLKTNVGLSADSFKLDVPDDTRVDDFTKQKKQ; this is translated from the coding sequence ATGTTCCTGGAAACCCTGCTCGCCACGCTCCTGTCCGCGCAACCCGTGACGCAGTCGACCGCTCCCGCCGCGCAGGCCCCTGTGGCCCAGGCGGCGCCCTCGGGAACGGGCAAGCCCTCCACTCCTGCACCGAGCACGCCGAAGGCCCCCGCGACCAGTGACGCGAAGCCGGCGGCCCCCGCCGAGGCGGCCAAGAAGCCCGCGCCGCCCATGACGCCCGAGGTGAAGTCCCTCGTGGACCGGATGCAGGCGTTCTACGAGAAGACCGGCGACTTCAAGGCGGGCTTCCGGCAGGACTACAAGTACAAGACCTTCCGCCGCACGCAGACGTCCGAGGGCCAGGTCACGTACAAGAAGCCCGGCCTGATGCGGTGGGAGTACCAGAAGCCTTCCGTGCGCACCTTCGTGTTGGCGGGCAACAAGATCTACGCGTACGACCCGGCGGCCCAGTCGCTCACGGTGGCGGGCGTGGACACCAGCCAGCTCTCCGCCTCGGTGACGTTCCTCTTCGGCCAGGGGAAGCTCGCGGACGAGTTCGCCATCTCGAAGGGCACCTGCAAGGACTGCAAGGGCACGCTGCTGGTGTTGGACCCCTTGAAGCAGGAGCCGCGTTTCAAGCAGGTGCGGCTCGAGGTGGACCCCACGTCCGCCCAGGTGTTGAAGAGCACCGTGGTGGACCCGGATGGAAGCGAGAACACCATCTCCTTCCTGGACCTGAAGACGAACGTGGGGCTCTCCGCGGACAGCTTCAAGCTGGACGTGCCGGACGACACGCGCGTGGACGACTTCACCAAGCAGAAGAAGCAGTAA
- the rpmA gene encoding 50S ribosomal protein L27 yields the protein MAHKKGQGSSRNGRDSNPQYRGVKVYGGQEVSAGSILVRQVGTVIHAGANVKLGRDYTLYSVVDGVVKYERLGRDRKKVSVYPAAEQPSA from the coding sequence ATGGCCCATAAAAAGGGACAGGGTTCTTCGCGCAACGGTCGCGATTCCAATCCGCAGTACCGCGGCGTGAAGGTTTACGGTGGCCAGGAAGTCTCGGCTGGCAGCATCCTGGTTCGCCAGGTGGGCACCGTGATTCACGCGGGCGCCAACGTGAAGCTTGGCCGCGACTACACCCTCTATTCGGTGGTGGACGGCGTGGTGAAGTACGAGCGCCTGGGCCGCGACCGCAAGAAGGTCTCGGTCTACCCGGCTGCCGAGCAGCCCAGCGCCTGA
- the rplU gene encoding 50S ribosomal protein L21, whose product MYAVIRTGGKQYRVAEGDVLRIEKIAGDIGAEVSFTDILLLGGTDSPKVGRPTVAGARVVGKVLAQDKHRRVLNFRKEKEGWTRRRGHRQPYTEVKVTSISG is encoded by the coding sequence ATGTACGCAGTGATTCGCACGGGCGGAAAGCAGTATCGCGTCGCCGAGGGCGATGTGCTCCGGATCGAGAAGATTGCCGGCGACATCGGTGCCGAGGTTTCCTTCACCGACATCCTGCTGCTGGGCGGCACGGACAGCCCCAAGGTGGGCCGTCCGACGGTCGCCGGCGCGCGCGTCGTGGGCAAGGTGCTGGCGCAGGACAAGCACCGCCGCGTCCTGAACTTCCGGAAGGAGAAGGAAGGCTGGACCCGTCGCCGTGGCCACCGTCAGCCGTATACCGAGGTGAAGGTCACCTCCATCTCCGGCTAA
- a CDS encoding YajQ family cyclic di-GMP-binding protein, whose product MPSFDVVSKIDLAELDNAVNQTKKELSTRYDFQGAQADIVVAPDNTAITVKANSEDRVQAAKEVLLAKLAKRNISLHALEYGDVEKTGLHNVKQVIKLQQGIPVEKSKELVKLLKESKMKVQGSIQADQLRVTGKSRDDLQAAMAMFRKEQDRLKLDMQFTNFRD is encoded by the coding sequence ATGCCCTCGTTCGATGTCGTCTCGAAAATCGACCTCGCCGAGCTCGACAACGCGGTCAATCAGACCAAGAAGGAGCTCAGCACCCGCTATGACTTCCAGGGTGCCCAGGCGGATATCGTCGTCGCCCCCGACAACACGGCCATCACCGTGAAGGCGAACAGCGAGGACCGCGTCCAGGCGGCCAAGGAGGTCCTGCTCGCGAAGCTGGCCAAGCGCAACATCAGCCTGCATGCGCTGGAGTACGGCGACGTCGAGAAGACGGGCCTGCACAACGTGAAGCAGGTCATCAAGCTCCAGCAGGGAATCCCGGTGGAGAAGTCCAAGGAGCTGGTGAAGCTGCTCAAGGAGTCCAAGATGAAGGTGCAGGGCTCCATCCAGGCCGACCAGCTGCGCGTCACGGGCAAGAGCCGGGATGACCTTCAGGCCGCCATGGCCATGTTCCGCAAGGAGCAGGACCGGCTGAAGCTCGACATGCAGTTCACCAACTTCCGCGATTGA